The genomic region TGGAGTGTGACGTGCTTCAAAAGCAAGGCAGGCGAAGTTACGCTTGTCATCGCTATGAGAAGCCAAGCTCAACGAAGGAAGGCAGTGTCAGGCCGAGGCCGTGCTGCCAGAGACCCCAAGGCGTCTGTGAAGACGCTGGTACTTGAGGAAGCCACGCCGGTGTATCTGGCGCTGGATGTGCATGCGCGTCATTGTGTGCTGGGAGCCATGGCCGAGGACGGGCGTTGGCTGGGAGAAGGCAGTTGTCCCACGCAGGCGGAGGCCTTGTTGCAACTGGTGCAGGGCGTGCGCGCTCCGCAGAAGCGGCTGACCTTTGAGGAAGGCAGCATGTCACTGTGGTTATGCGATGTCCTGCGCCCGGTGGTCGACGAACTGCTGGTGTGTGATCCGCGGGAGAACGCGCTGATTGGACGCAGTGCCAAGAAGCGTGATGAGTGGGATGTGCGCTCCCTGTGCCGTCTGTACCGCTTGGGTGAACTCAAGGCGGTGTGGCACAGTCCGGAGGTCCACCGCCGCGAACTGCAACTGGCCGCGGAGCACTACGTGGAGTTGCGTGGCAAGGTGGTGCGTTGCAAAAACACCCTCAAAGCCTGGTATCGGCGCAGCGGGGTGATGGTCAGCGACACCAGCACCGTCTACAGCCAGCGGGGACGCCAGCGCTGGTTGCCGCAACTGCCTGAAGGCATCCGCCGTCTGAGCGCGCTGGGTCGCTACGCGGTGCTCGACAGTCTGGTGGCCGCCCAGCAACAAGCCTGGCAGCAGCTCAAGAGCCTGGGAGCCCAGTGTCCGGAGATCGCACGTTTTACCAGCATGCCTGGCGTGGGGCCCATCTGCGCGCATCTGTTCAGCGCCTTTGCCGGGTCGCCCAAACGCTTTGCCACCAAGCAGCAGTTGTGGCGCTACAGCAAGCTGGGGATCACGGATCGCAGCAGCGACGGCAAGCCCCTGGGCTACCAGCGGCTGGATCGCTGTGGCAA from Roseimicrobium gellanilyticum harbors:
- a CDS encoding transposase, whose protein sequence is MKTLVLEEATPVYLALDVHARHCVLGAMAEDGRWLGEGSCPTQAEALLQLVQGVRAPQKRLTFEEGSMSLWLCDVLRPVVDELLVCDPRENALIGRSAKKRDEWDVRSLCRLYRLGELKAVWHSPEVHRRELQLAAEHYVELRGKVVRCKNTLKAWYRRSGVMVSDTSTVYSQRGRQRWLPQLPEGIRRLSALGRYAVLDSLVAAQQQAWQQLKSLGAQCPEIARFTSMPGVGPICAHLFSAFAGSPKRFATKQQLWRYSKLGITDRSSDGKPLGYQRLDRCGNSQLKDLSYQIWKGAITHGDNEVKDFYQQSVERTGDKRHARLNTQRKVLATLWSLWRREEPYSAEKFVSQATPTKDSLTTPPAGA